In Actinomyces marmotae, the DNA window TCCTGCTGACCGGGGACAACGCCCGGGCGGCGGCGCATGTGGCGGGTCAGGTCAGGATCGACCCGGCTGATGTGCGCGCGGAGGTCCTGCCCGCCGAGAAGCGCGACGTCGTCGCCGAGCTCCAGGCCTCGGGCGCCGTCGTCGGCATGGTGGGAGACGGGGTTAACGACGCCGCGGCCCTCGCCCAGGCGGGCACTCGGGGGCTCGGACTGGCCATGGGCTCGGGGACGGATGTGGCCATTGAGGCCGCCGACATCACCCTCGTGCGGGCCGATCTCGACGCGGTGGTCGCCGCCGTGCGGGTGAGCCGGGCGACCCTGCGGATCATCAAGCAGAACCTGTTCTGGGCCTTCGCCTACAACGTGGCGGCGATCCCGCTGGCCATGGCGGGGATGCTCAACCCGATGATCGCCGGTGGGGCGATGGCCTGCTCCAGCGTCATCGTCGTGGCCAACTCGCTGCGGCTGCGAAGGGCCGGGTGAGGAGCTCAGACACAGCGGCGCAGCGCGCCGATCCCCGTAGAATCCCGCCATGACCGATGCCGACGCCATGCCCCCGACCTCGGGCAGCGCGCCCGCCCCATCCGCGGCGCCTGTGCCGCCACCGTCCGATGTCCCGCCAGCGCCTCCGACGCCAGCGACCTCCCCAGTCGGCATCCCCCGCATCGGCCTGACACCCGTGGTGGAGGCGGCCCCCGGCCCGGAGCCCGGCCCCCGCTCAGCCACGCTGCTCGTCGATGAGGCCCCCCGCCGCCGCCGCCGCGCCGAGGACCTGCTGAGCCTCGCGCTGGTGAGCGCGGGCATCCTGTCGGTCCTCGTCCTGGCCACCTACGCGCATGAGACGACCACGGGAGTCACGGCGGATGTCCGCGTGGTGCTGTCCTCAGTGCTGCGCCAGGTGCTCATCCTCCCCCTGCAGACCCTGGAGGGACTGGCGACCTTCCTCATCCCGGTCCTCGTCCTCCTCAACCAACTCCTGCGGGGGCGCTGGCGGGGGGCCGCCGAGAGCGCCGCCGGGGCCGTGACCGGCTGGGCGCTCACCATCATGGCCCTGTGGACGCTGAAGGCCTGGGCGCCGCCGACCCTCTCTGCCGGCCTGACCGTCACCGCCTCGGGCTTTCCGCGCCTGGGCGTATCCGTTGTCTTCGCCGCACTGGTGGGCCTGCTCACGGCTGCGGGCGAGAGGCGCTCGTCGTCCACTGTTCGCTACGGCTGGGTGGCGATCTGGATGATCGTCGGGCTCGCCGTGCTGCGCTCGGCCATCACTCTTCCCGGGGCACTGCTCTCCCTCCTCCTGGGCCGCCTGGCGGGCTTGGCGCTGCGCTGCCTGTTCGGGGTGGAGGACCACTCCGCCCACGGCATCGCCCTCGTGCGGGCGCTGCGCCGGGCGGGGGTCGACGCCGTCCGGGTGGTCCGCGTGGACAGCGCGCCCGGGGCGACGGCCTGGTGGGTGACCACGGACGCCCCACTGGGCTACACCGAGGAGGTGCGGGAGAACCCGCTGGCGCCCGCGAGCGCCTCGCCCGCGCCGACCACCAGTGGCGACGCCGCCGGGGGGCCGGGCATGGAGCCGGACACGGCCGCCCTGCCCCCCGCGCGTGAGGGCCGCGCCGCCGCGCCATCGTCAACAATCGCGCCGGCACCGGCGATCGACTCCCAGGCGCTCATCGCCGAGGCCCGGTCGTTGTCCCCGGGCAGGCCCAGCGCCCACCGCGTGTACGCGGTCTGGGACCGCACGGGCGCGCGCCACGATCTGACGATCATCGACACCGACCGGCAGGTAGCCGGCTACCTGGCCACGCTGTGGGACCGGATCCGGGTCCGGGGGCTGTCCCCCCAGCGGGGCATGTCGATCCGCGCCGAGGCTGAGCACGCCGCCCTCATGACGCTGGAGGCGCGCCGCGCCGGGGTGCGCACGCCCACCCTGCGCGGGATGGCGGACGCCCCCGAGTCCGTGCTCCTCGTGACCGACCACATCGCGGGCTCCCGCGCCCTGTCCGAGTTCGGCCCCGATATTCCCGACGCGGTCCTGACCGGCCTGTGGGACCAACTCCGCCGCGCTCACGCGGCTGGCTTGGCTCACCGCAGCCTCAGTGGGGACAGCGTCGTCGTGGATGAGGCGCGCCGTGTGTGGCTGCTCGGCTGGGACTCCGGGGAGACGATCTCCTCGGAGTTGTCCCGGCGCGTCGACCTCGCCCAGGCCCTCGCCCTCCTGGCGGGCTCGGTGGGAGTCGAGCGCGCCATCGCGTCGGCCTCGCGGGTCCTGACCACCCCCCAGTTGGCCTCGATCGCTCCCATGCTCCAGCGCGTGGTCCTGCCCGCCGACACCCGCCGAGCCATGGGCCGGCGCGGACAGGTCCTCCAAGAGCTGAGGGACGCCCTCGTGGCGCTCACGCCCACCGCCCACGCCGAACCGGCCCGCATCAACCGATTCCAGGCGCGCACCGTGGTCATGGCCGTCATCTTCCTCGTGGCGGTGTGGACGCTCCTGGCCCGAATGAACTTCGAAGAGGTCTCCGACGCCGTGGCCCAGGCCAACGCCTGGTGGATCCTGGGGGCGCTCGTCTTCTCACTGGCCACCTACCTGGGGGCGGGCATCATCCTGGTGGCCTTCACCCCGGAGCGCCTGAGCCTGTGGCGCTCCACCGAGGTCCACCTGGCCTCCTCCGTCGTCGCGCTAGTGGCACCCGCCGGCGTGGGAGGGGCGGCAATCAACCTGCGCTTCCTGACCCGCAAGGGCGTGCCGACGGCGGTCGGCGTGGCCACGGTGGCGCTCGTCCAGGTCGTGCAGTTCCTCGTCACCCTGGTGCTGCTCGTCATCCTGGCCGCCGCGACTGGACAGTCGACGGGGCTGACCCTGCCCTCGGGCTGGGTGCTGCTGGGAGCGGTGCTACTGGCCGCGCTCGTCGCCATGGTCCTGGCCGTACCGCGGGCGCGCATCTGGATCTGGGAGAAGATCGAGCCCACGTACCGGCAGGTCCGCCCCCGGCTCGTGTGGATCCTGTCCAATCCCGCGCGGCTGCTCGCCGGCGTGGGAGGGGCGGTGCTCCTGAGCCTGTCCTACATCCTGGCCTTCGGGGCGAGCCTGTGGGCATTCGGCTTCACCCTGCCCTTCTCCGTGCTGGCGATCGCCTATTTCGCCTCCAACACGGTGGGGTCCGTGGTGCCCTCCCCCGGCGGGATCGGACCGGTGGAGTTCGCCCT includes these proteins:
- a CDS encoding lysylphosphatidylglycerol synthase transmembrane domain-containing protein, which codes for MTDADAMPPTSGSAPAPSAAPVPPPSDVPPAPPTPATSPVGIPRIGLTPVVEAAPGPEPGPRSATLLVDEAPRRRRRAEDLLSLALVSAGILSVLVLATYAHETTTGVTADVRVVLSSVLRQVLILPLQTLEGLATFLIPVLVLLNQLLRGRWRGAAESAAGAVTGWALTIMALWTLKAWAPPTLSAGLTVTASGFPRLGVSVVFAALVGLLTAAGERRSSSTVRYGWVAIWMIVGLAVLRSAITLPGALLSLLLGRLAGLALRCLFGVEDHSAHGIALVRALRRAGVDAVRVVRVDSAPGATAWWVTTDAPLGYTEEVRENPLAPASASPAPTTSGDAAGGPGMEPDTAALPPAREGRAAAPSSTIAPAPAIDSQALIAEARSLSPGRPSAHRVYAVWDRTGARHDLTIIDTDRQVAGYLATLWDRIRVRGLSPQRGMSIRAEAEHAALMTLEARRAGVRTPTLRGMADAPESVLLVTDHIAGSRALSEFGPDIPDAVLTGLWDQLRRAHAAGLAHRSLSGDSVVVDEARRVWLLGWDSGETISSELSRRVDLAQALALLAGSVGVERAIASASRVLTTPQLASIAPMLQRVVLPADTRRAMGRRGQVLQELRDALVALTPTAHAEPARINRFQARTVVMAVIFLVAVWTLLARMNFEEVSDAVAQANAWWILGALVFSLATYLGAGIILVAFTPERLSLWRSTEVHLASSVVALVAPAGVGGAAINLRFLTRKGVPTAVGVATVALVQVVQFLVTLVLLVILAAATGQSTGLTLPSGWVLLGAVLLAALVAMVLAVPRARIWIWEKIEPTYRQVRPRLVWILSNPARLLAGVGGAVLLSLSYILAFGASLWAFGFTLPFSVLAIAYFASNTVGSVVPSPGGIGPVEFALTAGLITAGIPSGTALSAAIVYRLVTFWIPIPIGWLSLQRLQKLGEL